The Elaeis guineensis isolate ETL-2024a chromosome 3, EG11, whole genome shotgun sequence region gaccttctttacctattagttgatgatagcaagcatttactatgtaaactttatctagctgttatttttttggattttatgaaatgactgatattttttactcattgcattaatatagattgtataattttttttatttttagataaattgtaaGTTcagtcatttttatcctacaatggacaaaagttggataaataaaccaaggaatagtaaagaatatttagatggagttcatgacttcattaaatttggtatgaagaaaagtagtttgaatggaaagattttatgtccatgtcggaaatatgtaaatagttcttctttagatccacaaattgttgaagaacatttggtatggaatgattttttaagaggttataccgattgaatttttcatggagaatctatgttgccatcatcatgtaaccaacccctgactcattttggatctactagcctacaagataattctgcaagagatgatgatataaaggGTTTGATCATAGATGCTTTTggacttggtgttcaaaatttaggagaatccagtagcatacaagaaacagttgggatgtttgatggatatacgcatacggaacgtatgcatgttgaggagcctatacatacatctaatgatgagacagctcgttatcacaccttaatgaaagatacaGATGAAGAATTGTATCCGGATTGTatgaaattttctaagatttcttttcttgtacatttatttcatttaaaatatttgaatggatggtctggaaagagttttaccatacTGCTCAAGtcattaaaggatgcattttcagaaagtactcgtttaccaccatcgtattatgaagccaagaaagtagtaaaggaattggatcttggatacgaaaagattcatagttgtccaaaagattgtatgttatatcagggtgaaaatgctaatcaagagtcatgcaatgtatgtggatcttcaagatggataacacaaaaagaagatcgagacgatgtactgaatgaattggatgtaatgcggagtaaaaagaaaccggtcAAGGTATTGCGTTAacttcctcttatacctagattgaaaaggatttatgcatcatcaaaaacagcttcatcaatgagatggcatgatgaaggacgtacaaaggatggaatgttgagacatccagcagatagtcttcaatggaaagcatttgatgataggcatcctgattttgcctctgatgttcgcagtgttagatTTGGCTTaacttctgatggcttcaatccatttcagaccctgagttctacctacagcacttggccagtcattttgataccttacaatttgccaccgtggatgtgcatgaaacaatcattacttatcttgtcaatggttattccaggagataagggtccaggcaatgatattgatattttcctacagcctttaatagaggaattaaaacagttgtgggagggtgctgatgcatttgatgcttccaacggccaaatatttaaactacgggcagctttgttatggactattaatgatttttcagcatatgccaatttatctggctggagtacaaagggacgggttgcatgtccttgttgtggagattcaacacattcaatttggttaaaacatggaggtaaattttgttacatgggacatcgtcgatggttggaagcaaatcatccatttcgatttcagaaagatttatttgatggtactatagaattgggatatGCCCctttccaccttctggaactgatgttcatagacaaatggatggcatcaattacagctatggtaagcactcaaagtcctctaaaaaaagaggaagggatgatgttgaaagctcagtgcacgaaaggttaccagaggaagtcagtatcagtactatagatgcagaggtgtttcaagatccagacaattatttcgaggatgaaaatgaggaagacacacagatagcatctacacaacagcccagtaaacatttatgaaaaaaatgaagtatcttttttgacttaccttattggaaacataatcttattcggcacaatcttgatgtcatgcatatagagaagaatgtttgcgataatttacttggaacatttttaaaccttgatggaaagagcaaagataacatgaaggcacgtcttgatttaaaagaaatgggtatctgatagaaacttcatcctaaaatgcttgctaatgatagaatttatgtgcctcctgcatgttacacaatgtctgctcgagaaaaagataattttttgggagttttgaaaaatatcaaggtacctgatggatatgcatcaaatatttcacgatgtatgcatctaaaggatcgaaaactttcaaatcttaaaagtcatgatggtcacatattgatgcaagatattttttcaatagctttaagatcgtcattgccgaaataagttgttacaattgtacttcgattattgtcattctttaaggcattatgttccaaagttattgatcctcagaaacttgatcagttagaatccgatattgcaattacactttgccagatggaaaagattttttctcctgaatttttcactattatggtacatctactcattcacctagcttcagaagttaaagttggtggaccggtacattatagatggatgtatcctattgagaggtattattgcaaaccttaaatcttttgataattttattagaaacaacagcatactgatattttaataaatatttaattcttgaaggtatcttgtgcgtcttaaagattatgtgtgaaatagagcctatcccgaaggctcgattgctgaagcatatattgcggatgaatgtttgacattttgttcaagatatcttcaaggtgtagagactatttttagtcgacctcaacggcataatgactttgtggagaatgcagaactgtataagtttttaactgctgaaaaattcttgggaagagctgaaagtattgtacttgataaaaaatccttagcacaagcacatcgttatgtgttacttcatagtgacataatatctgaccatcgcaggttagtatatttaaggaatgacatcaaaatttaaattttatattagatataatgttctaaatgatatatttatattttatgcagtgaatttttaatttatcaaatacaagccaatcataatattcgtcctaatgcaaggattgaacagcgatggttggtcgagttattccctatgtggctttcgaatcaggtgtgatttatatttaattataggatacattaatttttgatacatatttaatatcagataactcaatagcacttcgtcatatcatttttttttaggtatcaaagatgatggagacaaataattcagatgaactaatagctcttgctcgaggacctaacaagattgtgaatagatataacggtttcataattaatggctttaaatttcatactagagaatggaagaaatttaaaaaaatacagaatagcggtgttatggtggaagcagatggaaaatcctattatggtgcacttaaagatatctatgagttggattattataaaaaatttaaagtagtactgtttagatgtgattggataaacataaactcaccaagggatttgaaacaagatgcaaatggatttacacttgtaaatttttcaaggttgatacacactggtgtgttattgaaggatgacccattcattttttcatctcaagctcgtcaagtattttatgtacaagacgcaaaagataaagattggtttactgtcatcaaaacaaaatctagagacttatatgatatgaaaaatcaagtggaggatgatgacgatgacacttatacacaatgtatgccctacaattttgtgccagctgatgatttaaatgctacgatgacgttggttagaacagaatttgaaggaaacactactgcttgattgttactgataataattatttatgatatatatattttacattaattattgtgttattttactccatatattaactgattctaccttttatttatataaatgctaggtgacatcatgcgtcgtagGAGACGATATGCTGGTATGCAGTTCCAGTTtgcacagacagaggccggtacgtcttcttcagcacagcagcctgaggccagttcaactgcacagcattctgagccctgtccttcatcatcagcacagcacgatcctcctattcatcagccagatgatgagatacacgtgcaggatatatattatctttcatgtaattttatttttattttattttatgtatatttatgatatagttacttttatgtattttttgcagacggatccgggagagtacgccccagatgcggacccacagtagtacgagatgtgtggcagatgcgtgagggtgggagaattattgtggagtgcaatcagctaggtcagccaattaagaaagctgcctgcttattgacttcatttttgaggactgttgctcggagggctcagctatgtccgttgggctatgcaaaatggaatggcatgcttccaacgtacaaagttgagctcctctgagttatagaggtaatgaattgatgttcatactgtatattaattattaatcatttatataatttattttatttaactttttttttatagaacaagtttgttctccctccatccactcataattttgtaatgaagtctctcaaccgcaaatggaaagaatatagagcacaattgaagaaggactatatgagacagggtataaCAGAGgaagaggttgctaggaattatcctcctgatgtaccccctcatcagtggatggagttggttcattattggttctccgagagggcataggtatattatctgcttattatctttttttttaaatattttataaaaatattgatttttattatatattatacatataacaagttctttactttattttacagacttattctgctattggtagagctgcacgagcagctcaatctgttcctcatacatcggggtcgaagagttatgcacgactccgacaggaatttgtatgttccttaaactttcataattaacttttaatttttatgttaaaatatttatataactaatatcattatgtatcgtggaccatgtctgtatcatgatacttatatatttttttaaattattataactgtttgcttaaaattgaaattatttatgtaggtggatgagcatgggagggaacccggtaaagtggagttttatcggatgactcatactcatcaggatggtacttttgttcgagatgagtcaagagatttatatgtacggcattattaatattctattttttgtaatgatttaaatttaattttgttagctattaatgtataactcttattttcaaaataaatacaggagagggctacatctctcattgcggagcgtgacgacgagtccgcagcatctacgcagcagagccgtatcgaggtcaAGATGtccacagagttgatgggaccagagcgctatggccgagtgaggggttatggagtaggagtcacccccactcaattatctgaggttagtagatatacgcagcatgctgcagcagatgctcaggattcacgcgttcacagactcgaggcggagatacaggagattaaacaaaatcgtgccgctgagatggaggagatgcgacagagccgtgccgagatgcaggccatgaggggacagattgatcggcttacatctttattagagatgtatggcccatctcaggtaaacacatattattaaatatatatttttgtattaatttaatgatttatatatttttatttatagatatacaaatcatgcttttgatatgtttcttgtaggctcctggcacatcaggcacccgtcgagacagcggcacgtcacgtggagacagcgacgaccatccgcctgcagattgacattattttatttttattatatttttatatttatttatattactcttgattgtaatggatgattagtactttatttttatttatataaaataatatcttttggtttggttaaatttgctatttaagtttgcttttggtgtgaatggtggtgattgtacaggtgtgaatggtggtgattgtacaggtttatgtttgaataattgatataattttgtacaggaatgtatgtattcttttttttttgtatataaaacctgtatttttttttcttttaaaacctttaacgacgcttataagtgtCGTTAAAacaattttaacgacgcttataagcatcgttgttttaacgatgcttataagcatcgttaaagacaaaaaagctgacgcttcgaaaagcatcttggtagagtggaggatgCGGAGTCATTAACGACACTAAAAAGCACCGTTATAATTgaattttacgacgctttaaagcgtcgttacaaagaatgtttaacgacgcttataagcatcgttaaaacaaatttaacgatgcttataagcatcgctAAAGACTTAACAGCCGACGCTTCAAAAAGCATCTTGGTAGAATGGAGGATGcgttgtcattaacgacgctaaaaagcaccgttataattgaattttacgatgctttaaagcgtcgttaaaaaataacgatgcttttaaaaagcgtcggtgcttttcgtctccactcttacataggcaaCGCTTTCACGATGCTTTTT contains the following coding sequences:
- the LOC140856048 gene encoding uncharacterized protein, which translates into the protein MGPERYGRVRGYGVGVTPTQLSEVSRYTQHAAADAQDSRVHRLEAEIQEIKQNRAAEMEEMRQSRAEMQAMRGQIDRLTSLLEMYGPSQAPGTSGTRRDSGTSRGDSDDHPPAD